In Oscillatoria acuminata PCC 6304, a single window of DNA contains:
- a CDS encoding tetratricopeptide repeat protein — MLGIMLGTTLGGRYKIVNSLGSGGFGATFLAQDCHLPGTAPCVVKQLQPQSTDPNTLQVARRLFDTEAESLHELGSHDRIPKLFAYFEENQEFYLVQEYIEGQDLSQELTPGEKLDEKVTLDLLRELLEVLQFVQSKNVIHRDINPRNILRRNSDKKLVLIDFGAVKQITTELLNPNGKPGFSVCIGTPGYLPSEQATGFPKPSSDIYAVGIVALQALSGLLPHEFPKDPETEEIKVAELVTVSPEFLKVLERMVRYDFRERYGSATEALEAIADLEKPTMMTVSVPGVTPLPQPRFKVSKPQWVLGVISCGIIGMGMIAGSVFVWNKIKSVNASELYHQGHTLYHLSRYEEALKRYENAIEIKADYVEAWKEKGDTLSRLNQNEAAMDAYDRAIQLNPEYLDAWIRRGDVLNRLQRYDGAIASFEKAIELVPESAEAWNGKGNTLLSLQRYEEAIAAYDQALEFQPESSEAWYARGWAFHQLKDYEAALKSYDKSVEYQFDYAVGWYNRGNVLMQLNQAKEAVESYDKAVRFQPNYAEAWYSRGNALMQLNDASEAAKSYERAVKLQTNYQEAWYSLGWALHQLRRYEQAIEAYNQAIDLKKIDYRAWYNRGNALYNLNRYQEAVSSYNEAAYVKPDHAESWYGKGNSLSTLGQYEEAILAYDRALRYQPNYRAAKEGKERAQRQIKQREKRDSPGDGNRE, encoded by the coding sequence ATGCTCGGAATCATGCTCGGAACAACTCTCGGTGGACGTTACAAGATTGTCAACTCCTTGGGAAGCGGGGGGTTTGGGGCGACTTTTCTGGCGCAGGATTGCCACCTTCCCGGGACTGCCCCTTGTGTGGTCAAGCAGTTGCAGCCCCAGTCCACGGATCCGAACACCCTGCAAGTTGCCAGACGGTTATTCGATACTGAGGCGGAATCCCTGCATGAGTTGGGAAGTCACGATCGCATTCCCAAATTGTTCGCCTATTTTGAAGAAAACCAAGAATTCTATCTGGTTCAGGAGTATATCGAGGGTCAGGACCTCAGTCAGGAATTGACGCCTGGGGAAAAGCTGGATGAGAAAGTTACGCTAGACTTACTCCGAGAACTGTTAGAAGTTTTACAATTTGTTCAAAGTAAAAATGTCATTCATCGGGATATTAATCCTCGGAATATTCTCCGTAGAAATTCCGATAAAAAATTAGTTTTAATTGATTTTGGGGCAGTTAAACAAATTACCACCGAACTGCTGAATCCCAATGGAAAACCGGGATTTAGTGTTTGTATTGGCACGCCCGGTTATTTACCTAGTGAACAAGCGACTGGATTTCCTAAACCGAGTAGTGATATCTATGCGGTGGGAATTGTTGCCTTGCAAGCGCTTTCGGGTTTATTACCTCATGAATTTCCCAAAGATCCAGAGACGGAAGAAATCAAAGTCGCGGAATTGGTGACGGTGAGTCCGGAATTTCTCAAGGTATTAGAACGGATGGTCCGATACGATTTCCGGGAACGGTATGGTTCGGCAACGGAGGCGTTAGAGGCGATCGCAGATTTAGAAAAGCCCACGATGATGACTGTTTCGGTTCCTGGGGTGACGCCACTGCCTCAACCACGCTTTAAGGTTTCTAAACCTCAATGGGTTTTAGGGGTGATTTCCTGCGGCATAATTGGGATGGGAATGATTGCGGGGTCGGTTTTTGTTTGGAATAAAATCAAATCGGTCAATGCCAGTGAGTTATATCATCAAGGGCATACGCTATATCATTTAAGCCGGTATGAAGAGGCATTAAAACGCTATGAAAATGCTATTGAAATTAAGGCGGATTATGTAGAAGCCTGGAAAGAAAAAGGGGATACCCTCTCTCGATTAAATCAGAATGAAGCGGCGATGGATGCTTACGATCGCGCCATTCAACTCAATCCCGAATATCTGGATGCTTGGATTCGCCGTGGGGATGTCTTAAATCGATTGCAGCGGTATGATGGGGCGATCGCCAGTTTTGAGAAAGCTATAGAACTGGTTCCAGAATCCGCTGAAGCCTGGAATGGCAAGGGTAATACCTTGCTGAGTTTGCAGCGGTATGAAGAGGCGATCGCCGCCTATGATCAAGCCCTAGAATTTCAACCGGAATCATCAGAAGCCTGGTATGCCCGGGGATGGGCGTTTCATCAATTGAAAGATTATGAAGCCGCCTTAAAATCTTATGATAAATCCGTAGAATATCAGTTTGATTATGCTGTGGGATGGTATAATCGTGGGAATGTTTTGATGCAATTAAATCAAGCCAAAGAGGCAGTAGAATCTTATGATAAAGCCGTGCGATTTCAGCCGAATTATGCGGAAGCCTGGTATAGTCGCGGCAATGCCTTGATGCAGTTAAATGACGCTTCTGAAGCCGCTAAATCCTATGAACGGGCGGTCAAACTTCAGACAAACTATCAGGAAGCCTGGTATAGTTTGGGATGGGCGCTGCACCAGTTGCGCCGCTATGAACAGGCGATCGAGGCTTATAATCAGGCGATCGACTTGAAGAAAATAGACTATCGCGCTTGGTACAACCGGGGAAATGCCCTTTATAATCTGAATCGATATCAAGAGGCAGTTTCTTCCTATAATGAGGCGGCTTATGTGAAGCCGGATCATGCGGAATCTTGGTATGGCAAAGGCAATAGTTTATCTACTTTGGGCCAATATGAAGAGGCGATTTTGGCTTATGATCGGGCGTTACGATATCAACCCAATTATCGGGCAGCTAAAGAGGGCAAGGAACGGGCGCAGAGGCAGATAAAACAGCGGGAGAAAAGGGATTCTCCGGGGGATGGCAATCGGGAATAA
- a CDS encoding AAA family ATPase — translation MSTARQIIALLKSHIEGEEQQFYSAALQIAASEARQGHGKLALEIRDLINEAKNRKSAIAPKPGIVPLVQPKGELGNLVSVRYPDTKLRDMVLSPELEFRLNRIITEQKQRNRLQEYNLSPRRKILLVGPPGSGKTMTAAALGGELQLPLFTAIYSSLMGKFMGETASRLQLIFDAMSATRGVYFFDEFDAIGTQRNSANDVGEIRRILNSFLLFIENDPSESLIIAATNHPNLLDEALFRRFDDVIEYSFPSPSMIQSILETRLVLFDLEWEDWSEILTSAENLSLADIVRAADEAAKQAILSHTEKIDREHLLYAILDRKNITRTPLLNASS, via the coding sequence ATGTCTACTGCTCGTCAAATCATAGCGCTTTTAAAAAGCCATATAGAAGGCGAAGAGCAGCAGTTTTATTCTGCGGCGCTCCAAATTGCTGCATCGGAAGCAAGGCAGGGACATGGCAAGCTGGCGTTAGAAATCCGGGACTTGATTAATGAAGCGAAAAACCGGAAGTCTGCGATCGCGCCTAAACCGGGTATCGTGCCCTTAGTTCAACCCAAAGGTGAACTCGGGAATTTAGTATCCGTGCGCTATCCCGATACTAAACTTAGGGATATGGTCCTTTCCCCAGAATTAGAATTTAGACTCAACCGGATTATTACGGAACAGAAACAGCGTAATCGTTTACAAGAATATAATTTATCACCCCGGCGCAAGATTCTCTTAGTGGGTCCCCCCGGTTCGGGTAAAACCATGACTGCTGCTGCTTTAGGGGGTGAATTGCAATTGCCTCTGTTTACGGCAATCTATAGTAGTCTGATGGGTAAATTCATGGGAGAAACCGCCAGTAGACTGCAGCTGATTTTTGATGCCATGTCTGCCACAAGGGGGGTGTATTTTTTTGATGAATTTGATGCCATTGGTACCCAGCGCAACAGTGCCAACGATGTTGGAGAAATTCGGCGCATTTTAAATTCTTTTTTGCTATTTATAGAAAATGACCCCAGTGAGAGTTTAATTATCGCTGCAACTAATCATCCCAATTTACTCGATGAAGCCTTGTTTCGTCGGTTTGATGATGTAATTGAATATAGCTTTCCCAGTCCATCCATGATTCAGAGTATTTTAGAAACTCGACTGGTCTTGTTTGACCTGGAATGGGAAGATTGGTCGGAAATTTTGACCAGCGCAGAAAACCTGAGTTTAGCCGATATCGTTCGGGCCGCAGATGAAGCTGCAAAACAAGCGATTTTGTCCCATACGGAGAAAATTGACCGAGAACATTTACTTTATGCTATCTTAGATAGAAAAAATATAACTCGTACCCCTTTGTTGAACGCATCTTCATAG
- a CDS encoding S8 family peptidase, whose product MAKKSRDFPHLYVEGTGKSESYKSSGRGSSGDPPERDRKAHAQFLEEAIGRALEKAERQLKSRDPQIPTEPPGFYLEFQIKAEETTALKSLENRSKKIELVAVSQLDEPAGMVKATVFVPKSATDYFLKKIQEYRDKDTDKNKPKNQALIARLEGVDIGTVQSLFTDAPALFPPNNQEVWWEVWLRKGRKEAFNSLTANLNLRTKPDELSFPEHDIVLALCNLEAMARVIKHSDAVAELRIAKDTPSFFLEMKGREQEEWVQDFANRLVASGKQAVSICLLDSGVMQRHPLLTPGLDPQDMHTVNENWGVNDSATWKGHGTAMAGLCLYAESLMDFLATSDSVKLLHRLESVKILPNSGKNDPALYGAITGQGVSLPEILFPDRPRLFCMAVTSNTQSNNRGTPTSWSAAVDQLCFNDGEFRRLIIISAGNIREDINGADYLTINELEPIENPGQAWNALIIGAYTEKVNIIDANYVGWKPLAPGGELCPRSRTSASWDRHWPIRPDVVFEGGNMAWDGQNPAESINDLGLLTTHYRPNFRMLDYISDTSSATALASYMAAQIMSKYPDFYPETVRGLIVHSAEWTSAMQAHFIAASSKRNRGNLLRRYGYGVPDLTRAIKSAKNDLTLIIQDKIQPFHVEKSHVAMKEMKLHKLPLPTDILEGLGEATIELKITLSYFIEPNPGERGWAYRHRYPSHGLRFQVKDSLETDEMFRKRINLAARENEEDFSWNRQSDNNKWFLGPNARDFGSIHSDIWQGTAVELAAKDTIAIYPVGGWWKEKKYLDRYNEISYYSLLVSIRVPEVEVDIYTPISNLVSMTVPLDNL is encoded by the coding sequence ATGGCTAAAAAATCTCGGGACTTTCCTCATCTTTATGTGGAGGGAACAGGAAAAAGTGAATCCTACAAATCTTCAGGACGGGGTTCCTCGGGAGATCCTCCTGAGCGAGATAGAAAGGCTCATGCTCAATTTTTAGAGGAGGCGATCGGTAGGGCCCTTGAAAAAGCTGAACGGCAACTCAAATCGAGAGATCCTCAGATCCCAACGGAACCCCCAGGTTTTTACCTAGAATTTCAAATTAAGGCAGAAGAAACCACAGCGTTAAAGTCTCTGGAAAACCGTTCCAAAAAGATTGAACTGGTTGCCGTTAGTCAGCTAGACGAACCCGCAGGTATGGTTAAAGCTACCGTATTTGTTCCCAAGTCTGCCACTGATTACTTTTTAAAAAAGATTCAAGAGTATCGAGATAAAGATACCGATAAAAATAAACCGAAAAATCAAGCACTTATTGCCCGACTAGAAGGGGTAGATATTGGAACCGTTCAATCCTTGTTTACCGATGCACCTGCTCTATTCCCCCCAAATAACCAAGAAGTTTGGTGGGAGGTTTGGCTCCGTAAAGGCCGAAAAGAAGCGTTTAATTCTCTCACGGCCAATCTCAACCTCAGAACCAAACCTGATGAGCTTTCTTTTCCAGAACATGACATTGTTTTAGCACTGTGCAATCTCGAAGCGATGGCGCGAGTGATTAAGCACTCTGATGCGGTTGCCGAATTACGGATTGCTAAGGATACTCCCTCGTTTTTTCTGGAGATGAAAGGACGAGAACAAGAGGAATGGGTTCAGGATTTCGCGAACCGCCTGGTTGCATCGGGGAAACAGGCGGTTTCAATCTGCCTGTTGGACAGTGGTGTAATGCAACGCCACCCACTGTTAACTCCAGGACTCGATCCACAGGATATGCACACTGTCAACGAGAATTGGGGGGTGAATGACAGTGCGACTTGGAAGGGTCATGGTACGGCAATGGCGGGTTTATGCTTGTATGCTGAATCCCTCATGGATTTTCTAGCTACATCGGACTCGGTGAAACTATTGCACCGTCTGGAGTCCGTTAAAATTCTCCCCAATTCAGGAAAAAATGACCCGGCTCTTTACGGTGCAATCACTGGACAAGGGGTTTCTTTGCCTGAAATTCTATTCCCCGATCGCCCTCGACTATTTTGTATGGCAGTCACGAGTAATACCCAATCCAATAATAGAGGAACCCCAACATCATGGTCCGCTGCAGTGGATCAACTCTGCTTCAACGATGGTGAATTCCGGCGACTTATCATTATTTCTGCGGGGAATATTCGTGAAGATATTAATGGAGCAGATTACCTGACTATTAATGAGCTTGAACCCATAGAAAATCCTGGACAAGCCTGGAACGCTTTAATTATCGGGGCCTATACGGAAAAAGTCAATATTATCGATGCTAACTATGTGGGTTGGAAACCCTTAGCACCGGGAGGAGAACTCTGTCCTCGAAGTCGCACTTCTGCTTCGTGGGACCGCCACTGGCCAATTCGTCCAGATGTCGTATTTGAAGGGGGAAATATGGCTTGGGATGGACAGAATCCAGCCGAGTCTATTAACGACCTTGGCCTGCTGACCACTCATTATCGTCCTAATTTCAGAATGTTGGACTATATCAGTGATACCAGTTCTGCAACGGCTCTTGCCAGCTATATGGCCGCACAGATTATGTCAAAATATCCGGATTTTTATCCAGAAACAGTACGCGGATTAATTGTCCATTCCGCTGAATGGACTTCAGCGATGCAGGCTCATTTTATAGCAGCATCTTCCAAACGAAACAGGGGTAATTTATTAAGACGTTATGGATATGGTGTTCCCGATTTAACCCGAGCGATTAAAAGTGCAAAGAACGATTTAACTTTGATTATTCAAGATAAAATTCAGCCGTTTCATGTCGAAAAAAGCCATGTGGCGATGAAAGAAATGAAACTTCATAAACTCCCCTTGCCCACAGATATATTAGAAGGACTTGGGGAGGCAACAATCGAGCTAAAAATTACCCTATCCTATTTTATAGAACCCAATCCTGGAGAACGGGGATGGGCCTATCGCCACCGCTATCCGTCTCATGGATTACGCTTCCAGGTTAAAGATTCTCTGGAAACCGATGAGATGTTTAGAAAACGAATCAATTTAGCAGCTAGAGAAAATGAGGAGGATTTTAGCTGGAACAGGCAGTCTGATAATAACAAGTGGTTTCTGGGACCTAATGCCAGAGATTTCGGTTCCATTCATTCTGATATTTGGCAGGGTACGGCAGTAGAGTTAGCAGCAAAAGATACGATCGCTATCTATCCAGTCGGAGGATGGTGGAAAGAGAAGAAATATTTGGATCGTTACAATGAGATCTCCTACTATTCCTTACTGGTTTCTATTCGAGTACCGGAAGTAGAAGTAGACATTTACACGCCTATTTCCAATTTAGTAAGCATGACGGTTCCTCTGGATAATCTCTAA